The following proteins are encoded in a genomic region of Candidatus Terasakiella magnetica:
- a CDS encoding leucyl aminopeptidase family protein has protein sequence MPAFDYIVEHPKDKPITLISVACDTFDKWLEKQDKDTQNWIKSNDFKPVGGASIALPGKKGKIEQILVSISQDNMMWDFAALPAKLPKALYKIKGRHKADEANAAVLGWALGTYSFDWYKEATKEFASLVLPKTADKQTVQALAEGIELTRDLINLPAADMGPVELAQAAEDLADEHEAACELIIDDGLMDENLPAIYAVGKGAASDRRPRLIDLTWGSDKHPKITLVGKGVCFDTGGLDIKPAQFMKLMKKDMGGAAHVLGLAKAIMAAKLPVRLRVLIPAVENAVSDKAMRPLDVVDSRQGKTIEIGHTDAEGRVVLADALTLASEEKPDFIIDFATLTGAARVALGTELPALFSNNDDLANDLLMAGQSQGDNMWRLPLWKPYRKMIDGKTGDISNESAAPYGGAITAALFLEEFVLNSTPWAHLDVMGWNTSSKAGRPEGGEAMALRAAFAMIKKRL, from the coding sequence ATGCCTGCTTTTGATTACATTGTTGAACACCCAAAAGACAAACCGATCACCTTGATCAGCGTGGCATGTGACACCTTTGACAAATGGTTGGAAAAGCAGGACAAGGACACCCAAAACTGGATTAAATCCAATGATTTCAAGCCTGTTGGCGGGGCAAGCATCGCTCTTCCCGGTAAAAAAGGCAAAATCGAGCAAATCCTTGTTAGCATTAGCCAAGACAATATGATGTGGGACTTTGCCGCGCTGCCTGCAAAACTGCCCAAAGCCCTCTATAAAATCAAAGGCCGCCATAAGGCAGATGAGGCCAATGCAGCCGTGCTGGGCTGGGCCTTGGGCACATACAGTTTTGATTGGTATAAAGAAGCCACCAAAGAATTTGCCAGCCTTGTCCTGCCTAAAACAGCCGATAAACAAACCGTTCAAGCCTTGGCTGAAGGAATTGAGCTCACCCGTGATTTAATCAACCTTCCCGCGGCTGACATGGGGCCTGTTGAGCTTGCCCAAGCCGCTGAAGACCTTGCTGATGAGCATGAAGCCGCATGTGAGCTCATCATTGATGATGGGCTTATGGATGAAAACCTGCCTGCTATTTATGCGGTGGGTAAGGGGGCCGCAAGTGATCGCCGCCCCCGCCTGATTGACCTCACATGGGGCAGTGATAAACACCCCAAAATCACCCTTGTGGGCAAAGGCGTTTGTTTTGACACCGGTGGTCTGGATATCAAACCAGCGCAATTTATGAAGCTGATGAAAAAAGATATGGGTGGAGCGGCCCATGTGCTTGGTCTTGCCAAGGCGATTATGGCGGCAAAACTGCCTGTTCGCCTGCGCGTACTTATCCCAGCTGTTGAAAATGCGGTTTCTGATAAAGCCATGCGCCCACTTGATGTGGTCGATTCGCGCCAAGGTAAAACCATTGAGATCGGTCATACTGATGCAGAAGGTCGTGTGGTTCTGGCTGATGCCTTAACGCTGGCAAGTGAGGAGAAGCCTGACTTTATCATTGATTTCGCCACCCTTACAGGGGCAGCACGCGTTGCCTTGGGCACCGAATTACCTGCCCTATTTTCAAATAACGACGATTTGGCCAATGATTTACTCATGGCAGGTCAATCACAAGGTGATAACATGTGGCGTCTACCTTTATGGAAACCATATCGCAAAATGATTGATGGCAAGACAGGTGACATTTCAAATGAGTCCGCAGCCCCTTATGGCGGGGCCATTACCGCAGCCCTTTTCCTTGAAGAATTTGTTTTAAATTCAACCCCTTGGGCCCATCTTGATGTGATGGGATGGAACACCTCAAGCAAGGCTGGGCGCCCCGAAGGTGGCGAGGCTATGGCCCTGCGCGCTGCCTTTGCCATGATAAAAAAACGTCTTTAA
- a CDS encoding sensor domain-containing diguanylate cyclase, whose protein sequence is MDAKKYKQLLEFQRSVSGKPEREIIQQGIELAVVLTDSEIGYIHFMNDDQETIELVTWSKKTLEYCEMAFARHYPVSEAGIWADTFRNREAVIHNDYQNMPDRKGYPEGHAHLVRHVGVPVIAGDMVCILMGVGNKVDEYGEEDVIAVQAVGDMIWQLVELRKKHVELENLQKKMHHAQKIARIASWVWDRDDDVIECEDSLFNILGLPLESKKPKTMSELMRLVCPGKHWDQHMETVHKTPFGKQFTCEVLHDDHNVKKRLLLMGDVQDRERGAGELVYGIVQDMSPADKMALDYWDARHDVLTKLGNRKYLHEIIGRTETRKRYQDRIAIHYIDLDYFKPVNDQLGHKVGDRVLQITAERMQAAVRYSDHVVRIGGDEFVVVQTNAQTKDHIESVAQKLIETISHPIAHEEEIIQIGASIGIEWSEGWHWNGDEILKRADKALYVSKEEGRGCYRFFDRSLLTEE, encoded by the coding sequence ATGGATGCCAAAAAATATAAGCAGTTGTTGGAATTTCAGCGCAGCGTTTCAGGCAAGCCTGAGCGTGAAATTATCCAGCAAGGGATTGAGCTGGCTGTGGTGCTCACTGATAGTGAGATCGGTTATATCCACTTTATGAATGATGATCAGGAAACCATTGAGCTGGTGACATGGTCTAAAAAAACGCTGGAATATTGCGAGATGGCCTTTGCACGCCATTATCCGGTGTCAGAGGCTGGTATTTGGGCCGATACTTTTAGAAACCGCGAAGCTGTCATTCATAACGACTATCAAAATATGCCCGATCGAAAAGGTTATCCTGAAGGCCATGCCCATTTGGTGCGCCATGTGGGGGTGCCTGTGATTGCAGGCGATATGGTGTGCATCTTGATGGGGGTGGGCAATAAGGTAGATGAATACGGTGAAGAAGATGTGATTGCCGTGCAGGCGGTTGGGGACATGATCTGGCAGCTGGTTGAGCTGCGCAAAAAACATGTTGAGCTGGAAAACCTGCAAAAGAAAATGCATCACGCCCAGAAAATAGCCCGGATTGCCAGTTGGGTGTGGGACCGTGATGATGATGTGATTGAATGTGAAGACAGCCTTTTTAACATCCTTGGCCTGCCCTTAGAGAGCAAAAAGCCCAAGACCATGAGTGAGCTTATGCGCCTTGTTTGCCCCGGTAAACATTGGGACCAGCATATGGAAACGGTTCATAAGACCCCGTTTGGCAAGCAGTTTACCTGTGAAGTTCTTCATGATGATCATAATGTCAAAAAACGCCTGCTTTTGATGGGCGATGTGCAAGACCGTGAACGCGGTGCGGGCGAGCTTGTTTATGGGATTGTGCAGGATATGTCGCCTGCTGATAAAATGGCGCTGGATTATTGGGATGCGCGCCATGATGTGCTGACAAAACTGGGTAATCGTAAATATCTCCATGAAATTATCGGGCGCACAGAAACGCGCAAACGTTATCAAGACCGGATTGCCATTCATTATATTGATCTGGATTATTTTAAACCGGTAAATGATCAGCTGGGTCATAAGGTTGGGGATCGGGTTTTACAGATTACGGCAGAACGTATGCAGGCTGCGGTACGTTATAGTGACCATGTGGTGCGTATTGGTGGGGATGAATTTGTTGTGGTGCAGACAAATGCACAGACAAAAGACCATATTGAAAGCGTGGCTCAAAAACTGATTGAAACCATCTCTCACCCCATTGCCCATGAGGAGGAGATTATCCAAATTGGGGCCAGTATCGGCATTGAATGGAGCGAGGGCTGGCACTGGAATGGCGATGAAATCTTAAAACGCGCAGATAAAGCCTTATATGTAAGTAAGGAAGAGGGGCGCGGGTGTTATCGCTTCTTTGATCGCTCACTATTAACAGAGGAATAA
- a CDS encoding glutathione S-transferase family protein: protein MSDMKIILGNRNYSSWSLRPWLVMKHLGLDFDEIVVPLFEGDFKEELLKHSPSGKVPVLKFKDQEIWDSLAICEYLNEENPDAGLWPVETEARAIARSVSYEMHSGFFNIRNDMPMNIRRTIDGFSPSSLCQEDINRIIEIWTSCRQRFGQSGPFLFGQFSIADAMFAPVVSRFNSYRIPIKGVAADYMHAILTLSSMEEWTESACGEEWVIEAVEL, encoded by the coding sequence ATGTCTGATATGAAGATTATTCTGGGGAATCGCAATTATTCTTCTTGGAGCTTGCGCCCTTGGTTGGTGATGAAGCATTTGGGGCTGGATTTTGATGAAATCGTTGTGCCCCTGTTTGAGGGGGACTTTAAAGAGGAACTGCTCAAACATTCGCCTTCGGGCAAAGTGCCGGTTTTAAAGTTTAAAGATCAAGAGATTTGGGATTCGCTGGCAATCTGTGAATATCTCAATGAAGAAAACCCTGATGCGGGACTTTGGCCCGTTGAAACAGAGGCTCGTGCGATTGCGCGCTCGGTCTCTTATGAAATGCATTCGGGCTTTTTTAATATCCGCAACGACATGCCGATGAATATTCGGCGTACCATTGATGGGTTTAGCCCCAGCAGCCTGTGTCAGGAAGACATTAACCGCATTATTGAGATTTGGACAAGTTGCCGCCAACGCTTCGGGCAAAGTGGCCCGTTTCTTTTTGGTCAGTTTTCCATTGCCGATGCTATGTTCGCACCAGTCGTAAGCCGCTTTAACAGCTATCGCATTCCCATTAAAGGGGTGGCAGCTGATTATATGCATGCCATTTTGACGCTTTCTTCCATGGAAGAATGGACCGAGTCCGCCTGTGGGGAAGAATGGGTAATTGAGGCGGTTGAGCTTTAA
- a CDS encoding alpha/beta fold hydrolase, producing the protein MQKSLKSLLVVFLLAACTPHMEGAGAPHAVADITKDHFLMHDEAKLPLRIWPAKGEKKAILLGVHGFNDYGNFLNPDAPEHFTQNGIELITYDQRGFGQAPHRGMWAGTQTLKNDLAKIIHLIHARNEDLPLFVLGESMGGAIVMNTLASVKPLPVEGIILSAPAVWGMRIWPWYQKAGLYLISHTLPWLKLSGGGIVQPTDHLENWKNWSRDPLVIRGTRVDAIFGVSQAMEAALESAPHIQTPTLVLYGAKDEVIPKNATKAMLGLMQHTPKLAYYPEGWHWLPRDINAPIVWKDIVSWIKARNKALPSQADINAFERLAQSD; encoded by the coding sequence ATGCAAAAATCGCTTAAAAGCCTGCTGGTTGTTTTCTTACTGGCTGCCTGCACCCCGCATATGGAAGGTGCCGGCGCGCCACATGCTGTTGCTGATATTACAAAAGATCATTTCCTCATGCACGATGAGGCAAAGCTGCCTTTGCGCATCTGGCCTGCAAAGGGTGAGAAAAAAGCCATTTTACTGGGTGTGCATGGTTTTAATGATTATGGCAATTTCCTAAATCCAGATGCGCCGGAACATTTTACCCAAAATGGGATTGAGCTGATTACCTATGACCAGCGCGGTTTTGGACAAGCCCCCCATCGTGGTATGTGGGCAGGGACCCAAACCCTAAAAAACGATCTTGCCAAGATCATTCACCTCATCCATGCCCGAAATGAAGACCTTCCCCTCTTCGTCCTTGGCGAAAGCATGGGCGGGGCCATTGTCATGAATACATTGGCGAGCGTGAAACCACTTCCCGTTGAAGGTATTATTTTATCGGCCCCTGCTGTATGGGGCATGCGCATCTGGCCTTGGTATCAAAAGGCAGGGCTTTATTTGATCAGCCATACCCTGCCTTGGCTTAAGCTCAGCGGTGGCGGCATCGTGCAACCAACGGATCATCTTGAAAACTGGAAAAACTGGTCACGTGACCCATTGGTGATTAGAGGCACCCGCGTTGATGCCATCTTTGGGGTCAGCCAAGCCATGGAAGCCGCCCTTGAAAGCGCCCCCCATATTCAAACCCCAACCTTGGTTCTTTATGGTGCAAAGGATGAGGTCATCCCCAAAAACGCCACCAAGGCCATGCTGGGACTTATGCAGCACACTCCAAAGCTGGCGTATTACCCTGAGGGCTGGCACTGGCTGCCTAGAGATATCAACGCCCCTATCGTGTGGAAAGATATTGTCAGTTGGATAAAGGCGCGCAACAAGGCCCTACCCTCACAGGCAGACATCAATGCTTTTGAGCGCCTCGCCCAGAGTGATTAA
- a CDS encoding ABC transporter ATP-binding protein, with protein sequence MTASIAQNEPKDTSNSTPKAAIEVKNLSKTYKSAYGQPEKHALNDVSLTIPQGSFFALLGPNGAGKSTFINILAGLVVKTSGEARIWDYDIEDQMRAARRSIGIVPQELNLDPFFTPRELMEVQAGLYGVPKNQRRTDEILDAVGLADKASSYARTLSGGMRRRLLVAKAMVHSPPILVLDEPTAGVDIELRMQLWDYVRELNRQGTTVLLTTHYLEEAEELCDKVAIINHGRLVACDETQTLLSKMDAKELSVTVSETLSEVPDILRGHGYKVALHHNNQLSFQYSPSKVEIAKILDLVSQAKLTVSDLTTKESDLEDLFLQLTREDNAKIA encoded by the coding sequence GTGACAGCTTCTATAGCGCAAAATGAACCTAAAGACACCTCAAATTCAACGCCCAAAGCGGCAATTGAGGTCAAAAATCTCTCCAAGACCTATAAAAGTGCGTACGGGCAGCCGGAAAAACATGCGCTTAATGATGTAAGCCTGACCATCCCGCAAGGCTCCTTCTTTGCCCTGCTTGGGCCAAACGGCGCGGGTAAATCCACATTCATCAATATCCTTGCCGGGCTGGTGGTTAAAACCTCAGGTGAGGCCCGCATTTGGGATTATGATATTGAAGATCAAATGCGCGCTGCACGGCGTTCTATCGGCATTGTCCCCCAAGAGCTTAACCTTGATCCTTTTTTCACCCCACGTGAATTAATGGAGGTTCAAGCGGGCCTTTATGGCGTTCCGAAAAACCAACGCCGCACCGATGAGATCCTTGACGCCGTTGGTTTGGCAGATAAAGCCTCTTCCTATGCCCGCACCCTTTCAGGGGGGATGCGCAGACGTTTGCTGGTGGCAAAGGCCATGGTCCATTCCCCGCCTATTTTGGTTTTGGATGAACCCACAGCCGGTGTTGATATTGAACTTCGCATGCAGCTTTGGGATTATGTGCGCGAGCTTAACCGCCAAGGCACTACCGTGTTGCTGACCACCCACTATCTAGAAGAAGCCGAAGAGCTTTGTGATAAAGTCGCCATCATCAACCATGGTCGCCTTGTGGCTTGTGATGAGACACAGACCCTGCTTTCAAAAATGGATGCCAAAGAGCTGAGCGTCACCGTCAGTGAAACTTTAAGCGAGGTCCCTGATATTCTGCGTGGGCATGGCTATAAGGTTGCACTTCATCACAATAACCAGTTGAGCTTTCAATATAGCCCGTCAAAAGTGGAAATTGCTAAAATCCTTGATCTGGTTTCACAGGCAAAGCTCACAGTCTCAGACCTGACCACCAAAGAAAGCGATCTTGAAGACCTGTTCTTACAACTCACCCGTGAAGATAATGCAAAAATCGCTTAA
- a CDS encoding zinc-finger domain-containing protein — translation MKPEEIIEVETASVACDGDGGAAGHPRVFLTIQQEHSNEVVCPYCSRHYVLKEGVQLHGH, via the coding sequence ATGAAGCCTGAAGAAATCATCGAGGTAGAAACCGCATCTGTTGCTTGTGATGGCGACGGCGGTGCAGCGGGCCATCCACGTGTATTCCTGACCATTCAACAGGAACATTCTAACGAGGTTGTTTGCCCATATTGCTCCAGACATTATGTACTGAAAGAAGGCGTTCAATTGCACGGGCATTAA
- a CDS encoding substrate-binding periplasmic protein produces the protein MGAEILKEAYGRLGHTIMVKQRPGSRAIKESNSGLNDGVVMRLEKVMIKNENLLKVDVPLWKFQVAVFSPSPVLSVKNWDDINKKRAATYLGYKYIESKLVGKKHDLVPSFEIGMRMLSKKRFDYLIYGKLDGLEAASKVKPRNIYCTSPIEEYDEFHMVHKSHAALVPKLNEVLRKMEKSKEIEKIQMRVLEEHIGEYSKLCD, from the coding sequence ATGGGTGCTGAGATTCTTAAAGAGGCTTATGGCCGTTTGGGTCATACAATTATGGTGAAACAACGTCCCGGATCGCGTGCTATTAAAGAAAGTAATTCAGGCTTAAATGACGGTGTGGTCATGCGCCTTGAAAAGGTCATGATAAAAAATGAAAACCTCTTGAAGGTTGATGTGCCGCTGTGGAAGTTTCAGGTCGCCGTTTTTTCCCCATCACCTGTATTGAGTGTGAAAAACTGGGATGATATTAACAAGAAACGTGCTGCAACCTATCTTGGTTATAAATATATCGAGAGCAAGCTTGTGGGTAAGAAGCATGATTTGGTGCCCTCCTTTGAAATCGGCATGCGTATGCTCAGCAAGAAGCGTTTTGATTATCTTATTTATGGCAAGCTTGATGGTTTGGAAGCTGCCAGTAAGGTAAAGCCCCGTAATATTTACTGCACGAGCCCCATTGAAGAATATGATGAATTTCATATGGTTCATAAAAGCCATGCCGCGTTAGTGCCAAAATTGAATGAAGTGTTGCGCAAAATGGAAAAGAGCAAAGAGATTGAGAAAATCCAGATGCGTGTTCTTGAAGAACATATCGGTGAATATTCAAAACTCTGTGATTAA
- the polA gene encoding DNA polymerase I, which translates to MTDTTTQTAKPEHVYLIDGSSFIFRAYFANMRNPMTRSDGTPVGAVYGFCSMLMKLLSDTDADHVAVVFDTARKTFRNDVYPEYKAHRPPPPDDLIPQFDLVREAVEAFNVARVEMAGYEADDLIATYAKQASKMGSDVTIVSIDKDLMQLVDDHICMYDTMKNRIIKHDEVVEKFGVGPERVIDVQALAGDSSDNVPGVEGIGPKTAALLINEYGDLETLLERASEIKQNKRRERLIEQAEMARVSKELVTLCQDVPIDVPLSDFANQQFDAEKLINFFEEQGFKSLITRVASKFGVDVAQDEGGATERKDGEVALPSMAELCPKETKYELVQDEATLARWIEAARLKGTVAVDTETDSLDALSATLVGVSLSYEVGKACYIPLRHKSAQAAQTSLFGDDEGPSDAPVQVSFDKATSLIKSLLEDETVLKVGQNIKYDMLVLANPENGGMKVTPIDDTMVLSYINEGSQHGHGMDELSELHFGHKPIPFKEVCGTGKKQITFDLVELEKARDYAAEDADITLRLHQLLKPQLVGNKNTTLYETMERPLISVLALIEGNGIKVDVQELRAISDEFALRLAELEKEIHALAGKEFNIGSPKQLGEVMFDDLELPGGKKGKTGAYQTGVGVLEKLVDAGHELPVKVMEWRQLSKLKSTYADALISQVNAKTGRVHTSFQQAVTSTGRLSSSDPNLQNIPIRTQEGRRIRRAFVADEGKVLMAADYSQIELRLLAHVAEIDSLKEAFLKGIDIHALTASQVFGVPVEGMDPMVRRNAKAINFGIIYGQSQYGLAKQLGISNGEAKDYIEAYFEQYPGIRTFMEEAKDEARDKGYVTTFMGRKCFIPGINDKNGARRAYGERAAINAPIQGGAADIIKRAMVGLPEALNKAGLSSLVLLQVHDELVLEVLPDEVEKTKEVLKEVMEGAAQLSVPLVVDIGVGNNWEEAH; encoded by the coding sequence ATGACTGATACAACGACACAAACAGCCAAGCCCGAACATGTTTATTTGATTGACGGTTCCAGCTTCATCTTCCGTGCATATTTCGCCAATATGCGCAACCCTATGACCCGATCTGATGGCACGCCCGTTGGGGCTGTTTATGGTTTTTGCTCCATGCTGATGAAGCTGTTGAGCGATACGGATGCAGATCATGTGGCTGTTGTGTTTGATACCGCGCGCAAGACCTTTCGAAATGATGTCTATCCTGAATATAAGGCGCACCGCCCGCCGCCGCCTGATGATTTGATCCCCCAGTTTGACCTTGTGCGTGAAGCGGTTGAAGCGTTTAATGTGGCACGCGTTGAAATGGCAGGCTATGAGGCCGATGACCTGATTGCAACCTATGCCAAGCAGGCTTCAAAAATGGGCTCAGATGTCACCATCGTGTCCATTGATAAAGATTTGATGCAGCTGGTGGATGACCATATCTGCATGTATGACACCATGAAAAACCGCATTATCAAACATGATGAAGTGGTTGAAAAATTCGGTGTTGGCCCAGAACGTGTCATTGATGTGCAGGCTTTGGCAGGTGATAGCTCAGATAATGTGCCCGGTGTTGAAGGTATTGGCCCCAAAACAGCGGCATTGTTGATCAATGAGTATGGCGATCTGGAAACTTTGCTGGAGCGCGCTTCTGAAATTAAACAGAATAAACGCCGGGAGCGTTTAATCGAACAGGCCGAAATGGCACGTGTTTCAAAAGAATTGGTGACGCTGTGTCAGGATGTGCCAATTGATGTACCGCTTTCTGATTTTGCCAATCAGCAGTTTGATGCTGAAAAGCTGATCAATTTCTTTGAAGAGCAGGGCTTTAAATCTCTGATCACGCGGGTTGCTTCAAAATTTGGTGTCGATGTCGCCCAAGATGAGGGGGGGGCGACTGAGCGCAAAGATGGTGAGGTCGCACTACCTTCTATGGCAGAGCTTTGCCCAAAAGAAACAAAATATGAGCTTGTTCAAGATGAAGCCACATTGGCACGCTGGATTGAAGCCGCACGTCTCAAAGGCACTGTTGCGGTTGATACGGAAACCGATAGTCTTGATGCGTTAAGTGCCACATTGGTTGGGGTGTCTTTATCTTATGAAGTGGGCAAGGCTTGTTATATTCCCTTGCGCCATAAATCAGCCCAAGCGGCGCAAACTTCTCTTTTTGGTGATGATGAGGGGCCAAGTGATGCGCCAGTGCAGGTCAGCTTTGATAAAGCAACCAGCTTGATTAAAAGCCTGCTTGAAGATGAAACCGTCTTAAAAGTCGGACAGAATATTAAATACGATATGCTCGTGCTGGCAAATCCTGAGAATGGGGGCATGAAGGTTACGCCCATTGATGACACCATGGTACTTTCATACATCAATGAAGGTTCCCAACATGGTCATGGTATGGATGAACTTTCCGAGCTTCATTTCGGTCATAAACCCATCCCGTTTAAAGAAGTCTGTGGTACGGGTAAAAAACAGATTACCTTTGATTTGGTGGAACTGGAAAAAGCGCGCGATTATGCCGCAGAAGATGCTGATATCACCTTGCGCCTGCATCAATTGTTAAAGCCTCAGTTGGTTGGCAATAAAAACACCACCCTTTATGAAACTATGGAACGCCCGTTGATTTCAGTACTGGCTTTGATTGAAGGCAATGGCATTAAGGTGGACGTGCAGGAATTGCGCGCCATTAGTGATGAATTTGCCTTGCGTTTGGCTGAACTTGAAAAAGAAATTCATGCCCTGGCAGGGAAAGAATTTAACATCGGCTCGCCCAAGCAGTTGGGTGAAGTGATGTTTGATGACCTTGAACTTCCCGGTGGGAAAAAAGGTAAAACAGGGGCTTATCAAACAGGTGTCGGCGTTCTAGAAAAGCTCGTTGATGCGGGGCATGAACTGCCCGTAAAGGTTATGGAATGGCGCCAGCTTTCCAAGCTGAAAAGCACATATGCCGATGCGTTGATCTCACAAGTAAATGCCAAGACAGGGCGTGTTCATACCTCTTTCCAGCAAGCTGTGACCTCAACAGGGCGTTTAAGCTCATCTGATCCAAACTTGCAAAATATTCCCATCCGCACACAAGAGGGCCGTCGTATCCGCCGGGCTTTTGTGGCTGATGAGGGTAAAGTGTTGATGGCGGCGGATTATTCACAGATCGAGTTGCGCCTGCTTGCCCATGTGGCAGAAATTGACTCCTTAAAAGAGGCTTTCCTCAAAGGCATTGATATTCACGCCTTAACCGCATCTCAAGTCTTTGGTGTGCCTGTTGAAGGCATGGACCCCATGGTTCGGCGCAATGCCAAGGCGATTAACTTCGGGATCATTTATGGGCAATCCCAATATGGCTTGGCAAAACAGCTGGGCATTTCCAATGGGGAAGCCAAGGACTATATCGAAGCCTATTTTGAACAATATCCGGGCATTCGCACCTTTATGGAAGAGGCTAAGGATGAAGCCCGCGATAAGGGCTATGTCACCACGTTTATGGGGCGCAAATGTTTCATCCCCGGCATTAATGACAAAAATGGCGCGCGCCGTGCTTATGGGGAGCGTGCTGCTATTAACGCACCGATCCAAGGCGGGGCGGCTGATATCATTAAACGCGCCATGGTTGGCTTGCCTGAGGCTTTAAATAAGGCGGGGCTATCCTCACTGGTTTTATTACAGGTTCATGATGAACTTGTTTTAGAGGTGCTTCCTGATGAAGTTGAAAAAACAAAGGAAGTCCTTAAAGAAGTGATGGAGGGCGCAGCCCAATTGAGCGTACCACTAGTCGTGGATATTGGGGTCGGTAATAATTGGGAAGAAGCGCATTAA
- a CDS encoding DUF423 domain-containing protein codes for MRIWLILAGLMGAQTVIAGAISAHADLDSASIILIDKAVQYEIWHALALVGIAILAKEKSRIITIAGCCFTAGVALFCGTLYMKGFWEMSLFPMSAPIGGTSFILGWLCLALYGFMRDR; via the coding sequence ATGCGCATCTGGCTCATCCTTGCTGGCCTTATGGGGGCACAAACGGTTATTGCAGGTGCGATTTCAGCCCATGCAGACCTTGATAGCGCTTCAATCATCCTCATTGATAAAGCCGTCCAGTATGAAATCTGGCATGCTTTGGCCTTGGTCGGCATCGCAATTTTAGCTAAAGAAAAATCCCGCATCATTACCATTGCGGGATGTTGTTTTACAGCAGGCGTGGCCTTATTCTGTGGCACGCTTTATATGAAGGGCTTTTGGGAAATGAGCCTTTTCCCCATGTCCGCCCCCATTGGCGGCACCAGCTTTATTTTAGGTTGGCTTTGCCTTGCCTTATATGGTTTTATGCGTGACCGCTAG
- a CDS encoding DUF1178 family protein — translation MIKYTLQCSQGHVFEDWFASSSKFDEMSENGEHSCPECGSSDVAKTIMAPNVANAAATPPAPSCGAAGGCSNMGCPAMQN, via the coding sequence GTGATTAAATACACTTTGCAATGTTCACAAGGTCATGTTTTTGAAGACTGGTTTGCCAGCTCTTCCAAATTTGATGAAATGTCTGAAAATGGCGAACATAGCTGCCCTGAATGTGGTTCAAGCGATGTGGCAAAAACCATTATGGCCCCTAATGTCGCCAATGCAGCTGCTACCCCACCCGCCCCAAGCTGTGGCGCTGCTGGTGGATGTAGTAATATGGGCTGTCCGGCAATGCAGAACTAG
- a CDS encoding SlyX family protein, which produces MSTEERITELEIRLSHQETTIDELNATVFEQWQSIDSLTKELLSLKNRMKALTPSEIDDAPYLPPHY; this is translated from the coding sequence ATGTCTACTGAAGAACGCATCACAGAATTGGAAATACGACTGAGCCATCAAGAAACAACGATTGATGAGCTCAATGCGACCGTATTTGAACAATGGCAATCAATTGATAGTCTCACAAAAGAGTTATTATCGCTCAAAAATCGCATGAAAGCTTTAACGCCCAGCGAGATTGATGACGCGCCTTACCTTCCCCCACATTATTAA